The sequence below is a genomic window from Streptococcus oralis.
TTTGAACATACTCTTCTGAGGAAAGTTCGATTTCTCCTCCCTCAGCGCGAGTCCGAAGGGTAAAGACAAGTTCGCGTCCTGCAAATTTCTCAAAGATAGCGGGTGCTACCTGTAAAATAGCGTCCTTTGCAAGAAAGTCCGCACGCCACTCAATGATATCGGCATCTTCATACCTTGTGGCATCCAGTTCTTGCGCTTCCTCTAAACTTCTTGGCATTACTGAAACGACTAATTTCATCTACTAACCTTCATACTAATCACCTTGAGGTAATTACTGCTTTCATCTTTTTTATTATAGACAAAGTCTGCTGGAAGACCATATTGGTTCAAGACCTGATACCTTCTTCCTGCAAAACCTTTATCAATTTGTTCTGTAAATTTCTGGCGGGAAACATTGGCAGCATTGGTACTGGCAATGATAATACCTCCAGGATTTAAAATTTCTAGGCTCTGGGAAATCAACTTGTGATAGTCCTTAGCCACAGAAAATGTTTGTTTTTTATTGCGGGCAAAGCTAGGTGGATCAAGGACAATCACATCGTAGGTCAAACCTTTTCGCTTGGCATACTTGAAATAGTCAAAGACATCCATGACGATGAAACGGTGATTGTCCGTGCTGAGTCCATTTGACTGAAAATGAGCTTCTGACAGCTCTCTGGACCGTTTGGCCAAGTCGACAGAAGTCGTCTCACTCGCGCCTCCCATAGCTGCAGCAACTGAAAAGGCAGCCGTATAGGAAAACATATTGAGCAAGGATTTGCCCATGGCTAGACCGTCAACCAGACTCCCACGAACCTCATGCTGGTCTAGGAAAATCCCTGTCATCAAGCCATCATTCATAAAGACTTGATAGAGCACGCCATTCTCAAGAACAGTAAAGTAGTCTGGCGCTTCCTCACCATAGACATGGGCAGACTCGTAGTCTAGACCTTTAAAACGAATCTTCTCATAAGCCCCCAAGACCTCAGGAAAAACTTCCTTAAAAGCCTTTACTATGAGCTCACGAATCTGGTAAACATAGGAATTGTACCAAGAAAAGACAGCATAATCTCCATAGAGATCAAGAATCAGACCACCAAAACCATCCCCCTCTTGGTTAAAAAGGCGAAAGGCAGTAGTCAAGTCATCCTGATAATAAGGCTTTCTAGCTTCCTTGGCCTTACGAAACAGAGATTCAAAGAAGATTTGATTAAAGCTAACCCTTTCCTTGCTGATGAACCAGCCAATGCCCTTATTCTGCTGAGAAAGATAGGCGCTCCCTAAAAACTTTCCGTCTTGACTAAGAACTTCTACTGCCTGATCCGTCAGATCAATATCTCTTAAATCACTTGCTTCCAAAAGAACTAGACCCTTAGCTAGCTTTT
It includes:
- a CDS encoding class I SAM-dependent rRNA methyltransferase, with the translated sequence MNRIRVSRRVEKKLAKGLVLLEASDLRDIDLTDQAVEVLSQDGKFLGSAYLSQQNKGIGWFISKERVSFNQIFFESLFRKAKEARKPYYQDDLTTAFRLFNQEGDGFGGLILDLYGDYAVFSWYNSYVYQIRELIVKAFKEVFPEVLGAYEKIRFKGLDYESAHVYGEEAPDYFTVLENGVLYQVFMNDGLMTGIFLDQHEVRGSLVDGLAMGKSLLNMFSYTAAFSVAAAMGGASETTSVDLAKRSRELSEAHFQSNGLSTDNHRFIVMDVFDYFKYAKRKGLTYDVIVLDPPSFARNKKQTFSVAKDYHKLISQSLEILNPGGIIIASTNAANVSRQKFTEQIDKGFAGRRYQVLNQYGLPADFVYNKKDESSNYLKVISMKVSR